The Lycium barbarum isolate Lr01 chromosome 12, ASM1917538v2, whole genome shotgun sequence genome includes a region encoding these proteins:
- the LOC132624594 gene encoding heat stress transcription factor A-6a-like — protein sequence MEAERGKGKMINIDNTDEILGEGYEGLEDVHIDISMLKDDDQCDNRNKEVFHGNATTARELSSSSNRRNFQKRASPFVLKIYEMLADAKFNSLISWSNNGTSFIIHDNHKFAVEVLPCFFRHNNISSFVCQLNCYGFRKISWDKFEFRHEWFQRGKGQWLKNIKRNNTKSQMNEQSTDQALDETVAFTMKKEIEEIREEQIAMRKEIIMLQRQLDILEKEMEDINQVGINMSSKRAKITMLLFNSLFECTRGLGSTEVAQEQEDEIENGVEYRGSGDRGEKRKMQVEEELGGKNKGNKKIGGVSDFKSDSNLEKMLMDEMNMKNLAQEQPDNFLEYEELAGSSTFWTDYVEKMDHKAILSGVGTAVLQSQETTL from the exons ATGGAAGCAGAAAGGGGAAAAGGCAAAATGATAAATATTGATAATACTGATGAAATATTGGGAGAAGGATATGAAGGCCTAGAAGATGTTCACATAGACATATCAATGCTAAAGGATGATGATCAATGTGACAATAGAAACAAGGAAGTATTTCATGGCAATGCTACCACTGCTAGGGAGTTGTCATCTTCATCGAATCGTCGTAATTTTCAAAAGCGAGCATCTCCCTTTGTGTTAAAGATTTATGAAATGCTTGCTGACGCTAAGTTCAATTCCTTGATTTCATGGAGCAATAATGGGACCAGCTTTATTATCCATGATAATCATAAGTTTGCTGTTGAAGTTCTTCCTTGTTTCTTCCGACACAACAATATCTCTAGCTTCGTCTGCCAACTCAACTGCTAT GGATTCAGGAAAATAAGTTGGGACAAATTTGAGTTTCGACATGAATGGTTCCAGAGAGGAAAAGGGCAGTGGTTGAAGAATATCAAGAGGAACAATACAAAGTCTCAGATGAATGAGCAGTCAACAGACCAAGCTCTTGATGAAACAGTTGCATTTACAATGAAGAAGGAAATTGAGGAAATCAGAGAAGAGCAAATTGCAATGAGGAAAGAAATCATAATGCTGCAACGGCAACTAGACATATTAGAGAAAGAGATGGAAGACATTAACCAAGTTGGAATTAACATGTCCTCTAAGAGAGCCAAAATTACCATGCTCTTGTTCAACTCTTTATTTGAATGTACACGAGGGTTAGGCAGCACTGAAGTTGCACAGGAACAGGAGGATGAGATAGAGAATGGTGTTGAATACCGGGGAAGTGGCGATAGAGGCGAGAAAAGGAAAATGCAAGTAGAAGAAGAGTTAGGGGGAAAGAATAAAGGGAACAAGAAGATTGGAGGTGTTTCAGATTTTAAGTCCGATTCAAATTTGGAAAAAATGCTCATGGATGAGATGAACATGAAAAATTTGGCACAAGAACAACCTGATAATTTCCTGGAGTACGAAGAGCTGGCTGGAAGTTCAACCTTTTGGACCGATTATGTGGAAAAGATGGATCACAAGGCTATCTTATCTGGAGTTGGCACTGCCGTCTTACAGTCACAGGAAACCACACTTTGA